From Bacteroidota bacterium, the proteins below share one genomic window:
- a CDS encoding IS1182 family transposase has product MRVIDLFVDALPLKELGFLENEPAEEGRPMYHPADLFKLYVYGYLNRIRTSRLLERECQRNIELLWLLKGLQPCFRTIAGFRSDNPKLFRNAFTHFVRQINRKGLTGKTLVALDSSKFRAVNSKKKNYNQKKIDRQLEYIDNKIQSYIEELNAGDLDEAREATIAEKLKKQKAQRRKYKRIEKQLAETGLDQISTTDPDARTMILHGSVIEVAYNVQTVADERNKLILEYEVTNQNDRKALLPMAQKTKRICDTDAVAVLADKGYHNGEQLTGCEQEDIYTIVAYQEVPRSYPVPTPEYYGERFRYNPKKDQYKCPQGHILKTTGHWYNKKYEESVTKVKHYKTTACGSCAVKHLCTRNPKGRLIERSQHAGAVERNNRRVRENTSTYSLRQQIIEHIFGTIKRQWGYDHILLKGLRKNEGEFGLIYLIYNFRRVINILGLPKLKKWLTRLLFSIFTDRALRNARQYQKYSCWQLVPVIVREGWC; this is encoded by the coding sequence GTGCGGGTTATCGATTTATTCGTAGACGCGTTGCCGCTGAAAGAACTGGGATTTTTAGAAAATGAACCTGCGGAAGAGGGCAGGCCGATGTATCACCCGGCCGATCTGTTCAAATTGTATGTGTACGGTTATCTGAACCGCATACGGACTTCTCGCCTGCTGGAGCGTGAGTGCCAGCGGAACATCGAACTGCTCTGGTTACTGAAGGGACTACAACCCTGCTTTCGTACGATTGCCGGCTTTCGGTCAGACAACCCAAAACTGTTCCGCAATGCGTTTACCCACTTCGTCCGGCAGATCAACCGAAAGGGCCTGACCGGGAAAACGCTGGTGGCGCTCGATTCAAGCAAGTTCAGGGCGGTCAACTCCAAGAAGAAAAACTACAACCAGAAAAAGATCGACCGGCAACTGGAGTACATCGACAACAAGATCCAATCTTACATCGAGGAACTCAACGCAGGCGATCTGGATGAGGCCAGAGAAGCCACGATCGCTGAGAAACTGAAAAAGCAAAAGGCCCAACGTCGCAAGTACAAGCGCATTGAAAAGCAGCTTGCGGAAACGGGCCTGGACCAAATCTCCACCACCGATCCCGATGCCCGGACCATGATCCTGCACGGGTCGGTAATCGAAGTGGCCTACAATGTACAGACGGTGGCAGATGAGCGGAACAAGCTCATCCTTGAATACGAAGTCACCAACCAGAACGACCGGAAAGCCTTACTGCCGATGGCGCAGAAAACCAAGCGTATTTGCGATACGGATGCCGTGGCTGTACTGGCGGACAAGGGTTACCACAACGGCGAGCAGCTTACCGGTTGTGAGCAGGAAGACATCTACACAATCGTAGCCTACCAGGAAGTACCCCGCAGTTATCCCGTGCCGACTCCGGAGTACTACGGCGAGCGCTTCCGGTACAACCCGAAGAAGGACCAGTACAAATGTCCGCAGGGTCACATCCTGAAGACCACCGGCCATTGGTATAATAAGAAGTACGAAGAGTCGGTAACCAAAGTCAAGCACTACAAGACGACGGCCTGCGGCAGTTGCGCGGTCAAACACCTGTGCACCCGCAACCCCAAGGGGCGCCTGATCGAACGGTCTCAACATGCCGGCGCGGTAGAGCGCAACAACCGCCGGGTGCGTGAAAACACATCGACCTATTCCCTGCGCCAGCAAATCATCGAACACATCTTCGGCACCATCAAGCGACAATGGGGCTACGATCACATACTACTCAAAGGCCTCCGGAAAAATGAAGGCGAGTTCGGATTAATCTATCTCATTTATAATTTTCGGAGGGTTATAAACATTTTAGGCCTGCCGAAGTTGAAAAAGTGGCTCACCAGGCTGCTTTTTTCTATTTTTACGGATAGGGCGCTCCGTAATGCAAGGCAATACCAAAAATATTCGTGCTGGCAGCTTGTTCCTGTTATCGTCCGGGAAGGGTGGTGCTGA
- a CDS encoding restriction endonuclease, with protein sequence MIPDYQSLMLPLLKLVADGQEHKYRDLIESLAIEFQVTDEERKELLASGNQAIFDNRVGWAKTYLKKAGLLDSPKRATFTITDLGRQTLAKNLDRVDAKYLRQFPAFLEFQNASRNNNDSEEDEITIIENNEQTPEENLDKAYQRIRKSLASELLNKVVDLSPAFFERLVVELLVKMGYGGSIKDAGKAMGKSGDEGIDGTIKEDKLGLDIIYIQAKRWKPGNVVGRPELQKFVGALAGQGAKKGIFITTSNFTKEALEYTPRNETKIVLIDGEQLAQLMIDYNLGCTTQQTYELKKIDSDYFGEE encoded by the coding sequence ATGATACCAGACTACCAATCATTAATGCTTCCACTACTCAAACTCGTAGCGGATGGACAAGAACACAAATACAGAGACTTGATTGAAAGTTTGGCAATTGAATTTCAAGTAACAGACGAAGAAAGAAAAGAACTTTTGGCAAGTGGTAACCAAGCTATTTTTGACAATAGAGTTGGTTGGGCAAAGACTTATCTAAAAAAAGCAGGACTGCTTGACTCACCAAAACGAGCGACTTTTACCATCACTGACCTTGGCAGACAGACTTTAGCGAAAAACCTTGACCGAGTTGACGCAAAGTATTTAAGACAGTTTCCTGCATTTTTGGAGTTTCAAAACGCTTCACGAAACAACAATGACAGTGAAGAAGATGAAATCACAATCATTGAAAATAACGAACAAACACCTGAAGAGAATTTAGATAAAGCATATCAGCGGATAAGAAAATCATTGGCATCTGAACTACTTAATAAAGTTGTTGACCTCTCTCCTGCTTTTTTCGAGCGACTTGTAGTTGAACTTTTAGTAAAAATGGGTTACGGTGGTTCAATCAAAGACGCAGGAAAAGCAATGGGTAAAAGCGGTGACGAAGGAATTGACGGAACAATTAAAGAAGATAAACTTGGACTTGACATCATTTACATTCAAGCCAAGCGTTGGAAACCAGGAAATGTTGTTGGAAGACCGGAACTTCAAAAATTTGTTGGTGCACTTGCCGGACAAGGAGCCAAAAAAGGAATTTTCATAACCACTTCAAATTTTACTAAAGAAGCATTGGAATACACACCAAGAAATGAAACGAAAATTGTGCTCATAGACGGTGAACAGTTGGCTCAACTAATGATTGACTACAATCTTGGTTGCACGACACAGCAGACTTATGAACTTAAAAAAATTGACAGCGACTATTTTGGAGAAGAATAA
- a CDS encoding helix-turn-helix transcriptional regulator: protein MTKVKDKASARQKEIVTQYLNELGKHLTDLKHGKADKTFEIKDLADLLFVSPKHLSNTIQEILGKSPCDIYEEQLIEISKELLLTTNNTISHIAQTLTFDPSNFTKFFKSYEGKTPKQFRELNSKTELITK, encoded by the coding sequence ATGACAAAAGTAAAAGATAAAGCATCAGCAAGACAAAAGGAAATAGTTACCCAATATCTTAACGAGCTTGGCAAACATTTGACAGACCTTAAACACGGAAAAGCTGACAAAACTTTTGAAATAAAGGACTTGGCAGACTTATTATTTGTAAGCCCAAAACATTTGAGTAATACAATTCAGGAAATATTAGGTAAATCCCCCTGTGATATTTATGAGGAACAGCTTATTGAAATTTCTAAAGAACTTTTGCTCACAACTAACAACACAATTTCACATATCGCACAGACATTGACTTTCGACCCTTCCAACTTCACCAAATTTTTCAAAAGTTATGAAGGCAAAACCCCTAAACAGTTTCGTGAGCTAAATTCAAAAACTGAACTTATCACCAAATAA
- a CDS encoding SDR family oxidoreductase, which produces MAKKILITGASGGFGKLTVLTLLQKGHQVAASMRDINGKNKNVADELRKAGAKIIEIDVTDDTSVTNGVNSAISDLDGLDVLINNAGLGVLGMQEFFTPADFQKVFDINVFGVQRMNRAVVPYFREKKNGLIIYTSSLLGRIALPFYGAYQASKWALEALAENYRVELSGFGIENCIVEPGGYPTAFSDNLLRPSDNSRELGYGDFAKVPEAALHNFENVLKNNPQQNPQKVADAFAELIEKPKGDKSFRTAVDFIGMADHIQNYNEHLEQIMTGLYTNFGTQGMLSVRK; this is translated from the coding sequence ATGGCAAAGAAAATTTTAATTACGGGTGCAAGCGGTGGGTTTGGAAAATTAACCGTATTGACGTTATTACAAAAAGGACATCAGGTTGCTGCTTCAATGCGTGACATTAACGGCAAAAACAAAAATGTTGCTGACGAACTGAGGAAAGCAGGTGCGAAAATCATTGAGATTGATGTTACAGATGACACAAGTGTTACGAATGGAGTAAACTCAGCCATTTCTGACCTTGATGGCTTGGATGTTTTGATAAACAATGCGGGCTTAGGTGTTCTTGGAATGCAGGAGTTCTTTACACCTGCTGATTTTCAAAAAGTATTTGACATCAATGTTTTTGGCGTTCAGCGAATGAATAGGGCTGTGGTTCCCTACTTTCGTGAAAAGAAAAACGGGCTGATTATTTATACTTCAAGTTTACTTGGAAGAATTGCATTACCATTTTATGGAGCCTATCAGGCTTCAAAATGGGCATTGGAAGCCTTAGCTGAAAATTACAGAGTAGAACTTTCAGGCTTTGGAATTGAAAATTGCATTGTAGAACCAGGAGGTTACCCAACTGCATTCTCTGATAATTTATTAAGACCAAGCGACAACAGCCGTGAATTGGGTTATGGTGATTTTGCAAAAGTGCCAGAAGCAGCACTACATAATTTTGAAAATGTTTTAAAAAACAATCCGCAGCAAAATCCACAAAAAGTTGCAGACGCCTTTGCCGAACTTATAGAAAAACCTAAAGGCGACAAGTCATTCCGCACGGCTGTTGATTTTATTGGTATGGCAGACCACATTCAGAATTACAATGAACACCTTGAGCAGATTATGACTGGTCTGTACACCAACTTTGGGACACAGGGAATGTTGAGCGTAAGGAAATAA
- a CDS encoding IS1182 family transposase — MKYLTGFDRRQATLFPTCIDDLIPEDAEVRVIDLFVDALPLKDLGFLEKAPVEEGRPMYHPADLFKLYVYGYLNRIRTSRLLARECQRNIELLWLLKGLQPCFRTIAGFRSENPQLFRNAFTHFVRQLNRKGLTGKTLVALDSSKFRAVNSKKNNFNQKKIDRQLEYIDTKIQSYIEELNAGDLDEAQQEAVGEKLKKQKAQRRKYKRIEKQLAATGQDQVSTTDPDARSMILHGSVIEVAYNVQTVADSANKLVLEYEVTNQNDRKALLPMAQKTKSICDTEAVAVLADKGYHNGEQLAACQREDIYTYVAYQEVPRSNPVPTPEFYGERFRYNPKKDQYVCPQGYILKTTGQWYNKKYEKSVTRVKHYKTTACNNCEVRHLCTRNPNGRVIERSVHAEAVERNNRRVRENSSVYTLRQQIIEHIFGTIKRQWGYDHILLKGLRKNEGEFGLIYLIYNFRRVINILGLPKLKKWLRKLLFSIFTDRALRNCWQQLNYPGCRFGPINAQVA, encoded by the coding sequence ATGAAATACCTCACCGGATTTGATCGCAGGCAGGCCACGTTATTCCCGACGTGTATCGATGATTTGATCCCGGAAGATGCCGAGGTCAGGGTAATTGATCTGTTTGTGGATGCGCTCCCGCTTAAGGATTTGGGTTTTTTGGAAAAAGCGCCGGTGGAAGAAGGCCGGCCGATGTATCACCCGGCGGATCTGTTCAAATTGTATGTCTACGGATACCTGAACAGGATCCGAACCTCCCGGCTCCTGGCGCGTGAGTGCCAGCGGAACATTGAGCTGCTGTGGCTATTGAAAGGCCTGCAGCCCTGTTTTCGTACGATTGCCGGTTTTCGGTCGGAGAATCCGCAGCTCTTCCGTAATGCGTTCACCCACTTCGTACGGCAACTCAACCGCAAGGGCCTGACCGGGAAAACACTGGTGGCGCTGGACTCCAGCAAGTTCAGAGCGGTCAACTCCAAGAAGAACAACTTCAACCAGAAGAAAATCGACCGGCAACTGGAATACATCGATACCAAGATTCAATCCTATATCGAAGAACTCAATGCCGGTGACCTGGATGAAGCTCAGCAGGAAGCCGTTGGTGAGAAGCTGAAGAAACAAAAAGCTCAGCGCCGAAAGTATAAGCGCATCGAAAAGCAGCTTGCCGCCACCGGCCAGGACCAGGTCTCCACCACCGACCCCGATGCCCGCAGCATGATCCTGCACGGCTCGGTGATCGAAGTGGCCTACAACGTGCAGACCGTCGCAGACTCGGCCAATAAGCTGGTGCTCGAGTACGAAGTCACCAACCAGAACGACCGCAAAGCCCTGCTGCCGATGGCTCAGAAGACCAAGAGCATCTGTGATACAGAGGCCGTGGCCGTACTGGCCGACAAGGGTTACCACAACGGCGAGCAGCTTGCCGCCTGCCAGCGGGAAGACATCTACACCTACGTGGCATACCAGGAAGTTCCCCGGAGCAATCCCGTTCCCACCCCGGAGTTTTACGGCGAGCGTTTTCGTTATAACCCGAAGAAAGATCAGTATGTGTGTCCACAGGGATATATCCTGAAAACCACCGGTCAGTGGTACAACAAAAAGTACGAAAAGTCGGTAACCCGGGTAAAACACTACAAGACCACGGCTTGTAATAATTGTGAAGTGCGGCACCTGTGCACGCGCAATCCGAACGGCCGGGTGATCGAGCGTTCCGTACATGCCGAAGCGGTAGAGCGCAACAACCGGCGGGTCAGAGAAAACTCATCCGTCTATACACTTCGTCAGCAGATCATCGAACACATCTTCGGGACCATCAAACGACAGTGGGGATACGACCACATCCTGTTAAAAGGCCTGCGGAAGAACGAAGGAGAGTTCGGACTCATTTACCTGATTTATAATTTTCGGAGGGTTATAAACATCCTAGGCCTGCCTAAGTTGAAAAAGTGGCTGAGGAAGCTGCTTTTTTCTATTTTTACGGATAGGGCACTCCGTAATTGCTGGCAGCAGCTAAACTATCCGGGCTGTCGGTTTGGGCCTATCAACGCCCAGGTAGCGTGA
- a CDS encoding TetR/AcrR family transcriptional regulator, which yields MKNKDFTERQIEIMEAATLRIDKFGIQELTIKNLASDLSLSEAALYRHFKSKNEILLGLLTYFILEMNERLALIIEDKEKQPSELLKKVFVSQLNTFVQKPAIVSVIFSEGIFQFNKELSDKVSTMMALMQNNINALITRGQNEGVYGKLLGADTITTIIMGSMRMVVLKWKLSGNKSNLVNDGKNVLNGLLKMLEK from the coding sequence ATGAAAAATAAAGATTTTACCGAAAGGCAAATAGAAATAATGGAAGCCGCTACGCTTCGCATTGATAAATTCGGAATACAGGAATTAACGATAAAAAACTTAGCCTCCGACCTGAGTTTATCTGAGGCTGCATTATATCGCCATTTTAAAAGTAAAAATGAAATATTGCTCGGTCTATTGACCTATTTTATTTTAGAAATGAACGAGCGACTTGCTTTAATAATAGAAGATAAAGAAAAACAACCTTCTGAACTTTTGAAAAAAGTATTTGTGTCGCAACTTAACACATTTGTTCAAAAACCTGCCATAGTTAGCGTGATTTTTTCCGAAGGAATATTTCAATTTAATAAAGAACTAAGTGACAAGGTTTCAACAATGATGGCTCTGATGCAAAACAACATTAACGCACTTATTACAAGAGGACAAAACGAAGGTGTTTATGGAAAGCTATTGGGAGCTGACACTATTACAACAATTATTATGGGGAGTATGCGAATGGTTGTTTTAAAATGGAAGCTTTCGGGTAACAAATCCAATTTAGTAAATGATGGAAAAAATGTATTAAACGGACTTCTGAAAATGTTAGAAAAATGA
- a CDS encoding TolC family protein, producing the protein MKLVNIHIQKLLLLFLLIGVHTAQAQVWTLQQCIDTAQVHNKNLQMSRNNVAIGEQREKEAKANLIPKVTANTDYKYFTNLPYQLMPLSTFNPTAPEGQFKEAQFGVPHNINANLQLSMPLYSPQVYGAIQTTKIASELTDLQYQRTEEQIYFEISNLYYNGQILHHQLTFIDSNLINAELLLKNMQLLNEQLLAKGTDVSKVKLQVSQLTTQKENISSKYEQVLNALKFAMGISIEQNLQIEANIQYQNTNEYTPSSTLDIRIIKTQNRLLSSELNTLNKSRYLPSLNLIGMYGTTGFGYNGQPTSFLDFYPIGFAGIQISYPLFNGTVTQRKINQKRIEFQNNELQFSLLTEQNNMQVENAKLQRKIAQQTAETTTKQIQLAETIYEQTVLQQKQGTANLTDVLLADNALREAQQTYLSAVIDYLKADLELKKLTGNISKKN; encoded by the coding sequence ATGAAGTTAGTAAATATTCACATACAAAAGTTGCTTCTACTATTCCTTTTAATAGGGGTTCATACAGCTCAAGCCCAAGTTTGGACACTGCAACAGTGTATTGATACAGCACAGGTTCACAATAAAAACCTGCAAATGAGTAGAAACAATGTTGCTATTGGTGAACAAAGAGAAAAAGAAGCCAAAGCGAATTTAATTCCGAAAGTAACAGCCAATACCGATTACAAATATTTTACAAACCTGCCCTATCAATTAATGCCTTTGTCGACTTTTAATCCGACAGCACCTGAAGGACAGTTTAAAGAAGCCCAATTTGGTGTTCCGCACAACATCAACGCCAACTTGCAACTTTCAATGCCATTGTATAGTCCACAAGTTTATGGAGCTATTCAAACTACTAAAATAGCCTCGGAGTTGACAGACTTGCAATATCAAAGAACAGAAGAGCAAATCTATTTTGAAATTTCAAACCTGTATTACAATGGACAAATTTTGCATCATCAGTTGACTTTTATTGACAGCAACCTGATTAATGCAGAACTACTTCTAAAAAATATGCAACTGCTCAATGAACAATTACTTGCTAAAGGAACAGATGTAAGCAAGGTAAAATTGCAAGTATCACAATTAACCACGCAAAAGGAAAATATAAGCAGTAAATATGAACAAGTTCTAAATGCTTTGAAATTTGCAATGGGTATTTCCATTGAACAAAATCTACAAATTGAAGCGAACATTCAATATCAAAATACAAATGAATATACACCTTCATCAACTTTAGATATTCGTATCATAAAAACTCAAAACCGCTTATTGTCGAGTGAACTCAACACACTCAATAAATCAAGGTATTTGCCTTCGCTAAATCTGATTGGAATGTATGGAACAACGGGCTTTGGTTATAATGGACAACCTACTTCTTTCCTTGATTTTTATCCGATTGGTTTTGCAGGTATTCAGATTTCCTATCCTTTATTTAACGGAACGGTTACGCAACGGAAAATAAATCAGAAAAGGATTGAATTCCAAAATAATGAGCTTCAATTCAGCTTACTTACCGAACAAAATAATATGCAGGTTGAAAATGCAAAACTGCAAAGAAAGATTGCTCAACAGACAGCCGAAACCACTACTAAACAAATCCAGTTAGCAGAGACTATATACGAACAAACTGTTCTTCAACAAAAACAAGGAACAGCAAACCTAACAGATGTTTTGCTTGCTGACAATGCTTTACGTGAAGCACAACAAACTTACCTCTCCGCAGTAATTGATTATCTAAAAGCAGATTTAGAACTAAAAAAACTAACTGGAAATATTTCTAAAAAGAATTAA
- a CDS encoding efflux RND transporter periplasmic adaptor subunit has product MNWKKIIGIVAVVAIVVLVVFKLKTNKEITQGKVYQYDKEQAINVQVDTLQLENVNAEFSYSGTFEPNKETKISAELQGKINTILVDVGSIVNKGQSLVLLDNSLLKLQLQTIEVQIEGLEADVNRYTILAKADAIQGIQLEKAELGLKSAKVQKTTLLEQINKTTVKAPFSGVVTAKLSEEGAFAAPGVPLLQITDITNLKFTVNIPENELSKFKLNQSYPVVVDAYPDILLTGKATMIGSKANMGSSFPVQFTVYNTSDLKIKSGMFGKVNLKSDKLGRGIIIPASAIVGSENQPQVYILKNGKALLQNITISNKIKNKAVVSNGLNEGEVIVTNGFINLFDGANVTVK; this is encoded by the coding sequence ATGAATTGGAAAAAAATAATAGGAATTGTTGCAGTTGTTGCAATCGTTGTCCTTGTTGTTTTTAAGCTAAAAACCAACAAAGAAATTACACAAGGCAAAGTTTATCAATACGATAAAGAACAAGCTATAAATGTTCAGGTAGATACATTGCAATTGGAAAATGTGAACGCTGAATTTTCTTATTCAGGAACATTTGAACCTAATAAGGAAACGAAAATAAGTGCCGAATTACAAGGGAAAATCAACACCATTTTAGTTGATGTTGGAAGTATTGTAAACAAAGGACAATCATTAGTGCTGTTGGATAACTCATTATTGAAACTGCAACTGCAAACTATTGAAGTGCAAATTGAAGGCTTGGAAGCCGATGTAAATCGTTATACCATTTTAGCTAAAGCAGATGCCATACAAGGCATTCAGTTAGAGAAAGCAGAGTTAGGTTTGAAATCTGCAAAAGTGCAAAAAACCACTTTGTTGGAGCAGATAAACAAAACCACAGTTAAAGCACCTTTTAGCGGAGTAGTTACGGCAAAACTAAGTGAAGAAGGAGCATTCGCTGCACCCGGAGTTCCATTGCTTCAAATAACTGACATTACAAATTTAAAATTCACTGTAAATATTCCCGAAAATGAGTTAAGCAAATTCAAATTAAATCAAAGCTATCCTGTAGTAGTAGATGCTTATCCTGATATTCTATTAACGGGGAAAGCCACTATGATAGGTAGTAAAGCAAATATGGGCAGTAGTTTTCCAGTTCAGTTTACTGTATATAACACATCAGATTTGAAAATAAAATCAGGGATGTTTGGTAAAGTGAATTTAAAAAGTGATAAACTAGGAAGGGGCATTATTATTCCAGCGTCAGCAATCGTAGGTTCTGAAAATCAACCGCAAGTTTACATATTGAAAAATGGCAAAGCCCTTTTGCAAAACATCACTATATCAAATAAGATAAAGAATAAAGCAGTTGTTTCAAATGGATTAAATGAAGGTGAAGTAATTGTAACGAATGGCTTCATCAATCTTTTTGATGGTGCAAATGTAACTGTTAAATAA